In Pristis pectinata isolate sPriPec2 chromosome 23, sPriPec2.1.pri, whole genome shotgun sequence, the genomic stretch TTAAGATTGCAAAAAAATCAAACTATCTTATTTATGAAGCTCAAACATATTTTATATACTGATAAATGTTTAAATGCATTCACTTTGCAGTTCATTCCATCGGTGATCTCATTCACAATTTGCCCCTCACGCAGAATCAACACTGGTGTGGGTAGtgactgtgtaatgaaatgtatAATCATCTGTCATCTGTGGCCCTTATGTGaatgcaggtgtgtgtgtgtgtgtgtgtgtgtgtgtgtgtgtgtgtgtgtgtgtgtgtgtgtgtgtgtgtgtgtgtgtgtgtgtgcgcgcgcgcatgtgCACGTGTGCACATTCGAACATGTTACTTTGACACAGCCAGCAGCCACCTCACGCAAGGACCAACAAGAAGGTAAATTCTAAACCCTAATCCAAGTGTTGGTAACTGAAGGCAAGTAACCCTGATGGATCAGAGATGTAGTCAATGAAGAACAGTCACATTTTCACCTAGAAAACATCAGACATTACTCATATCTGTTCAAAATAATGTCTGAAATGTTTAAGTTGTTTACTTTAGTTAGAGTGTGAAACAGTGAGACTGCAGAGGGGATATCACACATAAACACATGGCAGTTTATAAATACTGAATTTGCCACTGGATTATCACATCCAGGATTATCTGTGGAACGTTTTGATGACATCCTTGATTGATTACATGACTTAATAAAAATACAGTATTGATAACTTAAAGAAGTTAATCTTACCTATGAACTTTAAAAATGGGTGGCTTGAACTAACTTTTTCCAAAGTAAAACACGGAACTAATATGCGCTACAAATCAAAGGGAGGCTTGGAAGTGGCAGTCTTCATAACACTAACTGCAGTGGGATTGCCCAGCACTTTACAGAAACAGATGCAGAACGAAAGGTAAAATCTGGTTTGATCTACATGCCATCATACCGTTAATTTAGTTGTTCGATTCTTTTTCACCCCACTGTACCATTCAAGAATAACCGCAATTAAGTCAGAAAGGATCCATGTGTGTTAACTGAGTGCATACTGGGCAGACAAAAGATAGCTTCTACAAACAGTGCCTCAATTGCTTAGCAAATATTCCCTCCTCAAAGGTTGTAAAAATGTCCCAATGTGAACACTAAATAGCTACACAGATTGATAGAGTTTCCCATGaagattatttcagatttctttctgGGTAGTTTTACTGTATGGCCCACGTGTTGTAAAGCCTCTCTGTAGAAGTCAGAAGGGGCTAAAAATCTGCTCAAGCCAATGAGGGAATGCATAATTTATGAGAATCTGAGGAAGGTCCAAACCTTTATTTTCTTACGATCAGAGAATAGTCTTGCTGAAGTGCATCAAGCAGGGAAATAAGTAGTCTGAATGAATCAAAAACCTGGTAAATGTTCAAGGATGCACCTTGTGAGGCCACACAATAATCTGAGGACGGTTCACCTGAATCTGGACGTCCTGCTGCCGGTCCATCGGTTCTCGTGTTCAGACTGTTAGTGGTCACACAGGTGTGTATTACTCAAACCCAGATACACGATGGCAAAAGGACCTTTGTTGCATTTGGAGCACAGAGCACGTTATGTCAACCATTATAATACTCAGTCAAAGTTGCTAGCTAGTAGTGGCTGTACGATCGACACAGAGCTGCGGACTGTTCTTCAACAAATCTAAACTGACAAATCTATTAACTTGGGCACAATCGTTTGACGCGGAACTTATCCCACAGTAAAGCCAATATAAAATATTTCACCAACAAGACTGAATTAAAGTAGCTTCACTTAGCGGGAAGAGAAATGTATGATACAGCTGAACACTGATTTACCTTGCTTCCTTTGCACGCACAATTACAATAAATATACAATACTTTGTCATAATTAACTCCGAAAAAAAGTTCATGTTCAGGAGCCACAGATTCTACTCTCTGATGTCATGGTAGGAAAATTAAGAATGTTCAGATAAATATAGCATTCATTTTATGATAACTCATAATTATCAAAATACTGCCTGATCAAGAGCACTACAACAGAAAGGTGCAGCAAAAGTAATAACTACACTGACAAATTTATGGTGTGATACTTACTAGGCTTAACATGATGCAAGTATTTAAACTCAGTGCTAAGTAATGGTGAGCTATTACAGTGGTGACAGTGAAGTACACATCAATGCTGTCACTCAGCAAATGaaaagaaaggaaatcaaaagtAAAGAACGAAGGCAATCTCAAGTTGAACTTTGACAGCTTTTCAGGAGTGTTTCTTTACAAGAAAGCAAATGTAGAAGTCACAGTAAATCACCATATAGAGCAGGTCATGTGTAAATCATGAGAAATGGCTTTCCTTGGGTTTGAAATATAGTGTCACAATACCTCACCATAGCTATCATGGATACAAGATGCACTGCTTATGGCTATTACGAAACCATACAGAACGACCTCTTGTACAATGTACCCCTTATAATGAGATATTTTCTGTGTGAGACATCCAAAGGCCACAGTATATGGAGACTCCAGTGTTGCTCATTTATCAATGAAACACTCAGTGTCAGCTGTTATTCAAAAGTCTCCCActtcttcctgagctggtccacTCTACTTTGTGAAGTTGCTGCTTCCTTCTTTGTTGCATTAAGCAAAACCGCAAATGGATCTTCAGCGCCCCCAGGATCGGATGGCTGTGAAATTCTTTCAAGACCTTTGGAGGGCTTTGGTGGAACCAATGGTGGCTCAGTTAAATTTTTCCCTGCACTAGCCACTGATGAATTGGAATCAGCCACATTTCCTGCTGTTTTCGTGTAGCTTCCACCAACCAGGCTGGTTGCAGAGATTGTACTTTGCTTACTGAAGGTCCCTGACTGAGGCAGAGCCTTGGGCTGAGTGTAcaagtggtggagggaaggagctGAATAGTTCCTGTGGGGCATTTGTGGTTGGAAGAAGCCGGCACCTGACGGCAAGAAGCTTGAAACATAAGCAGAGGCTGCAGGAGAAGCAAAGTGAGTTGCAGCAGGCTGGACCTGAGGGAAGTGAAGAGCAGCCGGCATTGTTTGGGAAAACGGATAAGATGGAGGTTGGGGAAACTGCGCCATCGGGGCCGGGCTGGGAGTCGAGTATCCCAGGGTTTGGCTGAACTGTAAGGAAGCTGGTGGAGTACTTATCCCAAGGTCAGTTCCCGGTGTGGCGAAAGCCAAAGGAGCAGGAACTGAAGGCAAAGATGATGCAGATGCTAATGAAGCACTGGGACCTGGAGATTGGTCCCTgtcaaggtcagaagtggaactAAGTGGATCCAAAAGACTCAAGAGATCGTTCCTGTTATCTACTCCCTTGCTGATTTTGATAGGCTTCAGGATATCAGTAGCACATGAACttaatggaggctgaggggtcagatTCAATGGTCTTAAGTCTGATTTCTTCTCAACTCCTGCGGACTCCTGTAACATTTCAGTCACTGAACTAGCACTGGACCTGGGTGCATCTTGTTTGGAGCTATCCTGCAACACAGTCGAGACTTGATCGAGTCCAGGAAAAGCCTGCTGTTTAACGCCTCGACTGACAGCCACTGGAGGCGGCAGCCCGATCCCCTTCTCTGTGGACTTCCTCCCTTGGGGCCGTGGAATTGTGATGTTGCCCGAGCTGCCTGCCGGAGGGTCTGACGTGGGTAACGAAGTGTCTCTGCTCGAAGTCTCTGCATCGATCGCCGTGAAGAAGCTACCAAAGTGAATGCTTCCAGGTGATGAACTGGTGATAGGTTTAACACCCAGAGGCACGTCGTCATGGACTGCGCTCCGGAGCTTGGTATGAGGCAGAGTATGGTGCAGCCCCGTTGACATGGCTTTGTTCTTCTCAGACGATGCCATTCCTTTCCACTGCAAAGACATGCAACAAAAACATAACATGTATTTTTAACATGCAGTATTGTCAGTGGAATCAGGGCTTTGAGAGGGTCCTTAGAGGGGCCTCTATCAACAGGTTATAGACCATAGAGcagtatagcacaagaacagacccttcggcccacaatgttgtgccaaactaattaagctaatgacgccgaatcccttctgtctacacatggtccatatccctccattctctgcacatccatgtgcctatctaagagcctcttaaacaccactattgtatctgcctccacccccacccctggcagcacattccaggcacccaccactctctgtgtaaaaaaacttgtctcttttgaactttccccctctcacttaaatgcatgccctctagtgtgaGGCAtcttgatcctgggaaaaagaaaccaggTGTCTACTGTCCATGCttgtcataatcttataaacttcaatcaggtattccatcagcctccgccgctccagagaaaacaaccctagtttgtccagcctctccttatatcacacaccctctaaaccaggcagcatcctgatgaacctcttctgcaccctctccaaagcctccacatccttcctataatggggcgaccagaattgaatgcaatactccagatgcagcctgaccagagtttcataaagctgcaacttaacttcctgactcttgagctcaatgtcttgactaatgaaggcaagcatgccgtatgccttctttaccactctatcaacttgtgtgcccactttcagggagatatggacatgaaccccaagatccctctgtaaacactgttaagggccctgACATTAATTGTggactttccctttacatttgagctcccaaaatacaacacctcgcacttgcccagattaaagtacatctgctatttctccgcccatatatgcaactgatctatatcccattgtgtCCTTTCGCAATCTTCTAcaacatccacaacaccaccaatctttgtgtcatctgcaaacttattgacccatttgtccacgttttcattcaggtcatttatatatatcacaaacagtgaTAATGCATTAGGTTGACTTGTTATAGATGTTCATTAACTGAGATTACAAAAACTCAATGGAAAAAGTCTGACAGTCTAGTTATGCAGCTAGACACTTTCCAGTGCCCTTCTACACTAACCAACACAAGACTTTGACCGACATAATCCAACATATGCCACAACACCAATACTGACCAAGAAAAACacagaatactggaaatattcaccagaaaagtcaccaacccaaaacatttctccagagatgctgcctgacttactgagtattcctgatttttagttcagatttccagcattttctgtttatttttcaaacttccagcatctaaGGTCATTTGCGTTTGGATAACCGGCAAAGCTTTTCAGTTTCTGAAACATGGTTGTGGTTTGTTTCTGTGACAATAATGATAAAATTCATCTTCCTAATTCAACCAACTGCAGGAACCCCATAAGACTCACTATTTCCTTCCACAATGTGATAAGTTTTTAAAGCTCCAATAGACAATTTCCAGTTTTTCCTTTGTCaagttattttttttcaatttcaccCCCACACTGCACGGATACACTTTGGCCCCACACTTATTCAAAAACCTTCCCATCTGCTGGGACACAGGGTCGGTTCGAtgcctgtgcccaccctgccaaGCCCCAACACCCTGCACAGTGAAGGTGAAGGTGTCAGGCCATGTAAGGCAGagcacctcccacccccaccaccgaacaggatgacagctttgacagaaggcaaaactGAGGGTGGAGccttcattaagctggaaagggtgcagaaaagatccacgtggttgttaccgggactggaggtcttgagtttcaaggagaggctggacaggctgggactgtttccctggagcaaaggaggctgaggggtgacctcatggactttataaaatcataaggggcagagataaggtgaatggtcactgtatTTTTCCCAGTggagggaagtccaaaactagaggacacaggtttaaggtgagaggggaaagatttaaaagggacctgaggggcaacttttttcacacagagggtggtggggaaatggaatcagctgccagaggaaatggttgcggcaggtacaataataacatttaacagacattcggacaggtacatggataggaacagtttagagggatatgggccaagtgcgggcaaataggactagctcaggtgacatcttggtcagcatggacgagttgggccgaagggtctgtttctgtgttgtataactccatgGCTCTAATTGAACAGTTTTCAAATAACTCTGTCAATCTGATGCAAATAATCAACAAGAACAAGTTAAATAAAATCCATTGAAAGAACGTCAGGGTGCAGAAATCATTACCAACATTgaactaaagtaaaataattaaaataaaaattacttcCTCCATCGCACAGGCAAGGATCCCTATTGAAGTGAATGGGCTCTCTGATCCTATGAACTTGCATAGGGTCAGAGAGACAGATTCCTCAATGTAATGCTGAAGAATTCGAGCACGACTGGGCTCTGCTGCAAGACTCTACGCCACAGATAAGGTGCACACGTTCCTCAGCAAGTCCAGCACTCATGCAAGACCATAACACCACGCTGGcctgcatcagtcagggcattgagtatagggacgttatgttgcagttgtataagacattggtgaggctgcatttggaatattgtgttcgattttggtcaccctgctataggaaagatgccattaagctggaaaggacacagaggagatttacgaggatgttgccaggacttgggggactgagttatggagagaggttgagcaggttgggacttttttcactggaatgtaggcaaaagaggggtgatcttatagaggtgtataaaatcatgaagggcatagatagggtcgatgcgcacaatctttttcccagggctgggcaatcaagaactagagggcattggtttaaggtaagaaggctgaggtttaataggaacctgaggggcaactttttcactcagtgtatggaatgagctgccagaggaagtggttgaggcaggtatattaacaacatttaaaatgtacttgaacaggtacatggataggaaaggtttggagggatatggaccaaacacaggcaaataggactagcttagatggggatctttgttggcatggactggttgggctgaagggcctgtttctgtgcagtatgactctatgacctctttCAGTTTGAGTGGGATTTGCCAGCATTCAGCTATTTGAATCCATCCACCACCCCTAGCAAGATTCAACCCACCAAGATTTAGCTCTTCGCTGTCATTAGGAGAATGAGGAACTGCATTATATGGACCGCACAAAATCATTGTTCAAACCTGAGGTCCAAATGGATTTTCTATTTCTTCTTCTTTAGGTGTCCTCAGATCTTCCATACTCTTCGCTTGACTGAGTGGCTGATGTTGTGAAGTTACCTTAATACTGCTGAACAGGTCATCCAATAAATTCACATCCATATTCCTGGTTGGTACTGACAGGCTGGGAAAGATGCCATGTCCTTGCCTCTTCTCAGTACTCAAGGCCTCTCCATCAGCTGTATCAGACTCCTTTAAAGTTTTATATGGTTGAGGCCTGGCAAATGGACAAGAAAAGAAGACCAAATCAGGTTTGTgtctaaaataaaatcaaggaaaCTTGGATAAAGAACTTCACATTAGCAattggaaaaggcagtgaattaGTCAAATCTCACCAGCACAGAATACAAAGCTCACTTGGTCTGAGGCCCTATCTGGAATTTATGTACTGGTTGCAAGCTCTGTGGCCAGATACTATGGTTCCAAAGATATGTTGCAGCTGCAGAATTAGTTTGTGCTCAATTTTAGTCTAGTATTGTGCCAGTGAAATCCAACTCAAtattcaatttatttaaaaagaacacaTAGTCTGATTTAATGAAtaatcctgctttttaacttgctatttttcaaaaagatattttctaaaattatttctAACTTTCTTAAACAGCTTATAAATTTTCTTTAGGGTTTGTTTGGAGCTCTGTTTATTGACCTCCCTTCTCAACAACTCTATGGTTTACGACCAGGAGCTGATCTCTCAGTCTGGTGTTGAACCAACCACAATAACATTACCGTCGGCAGAATGAACCCTTGATTTTTTTCCCGAGAAGTGCACACACATTTGCTATGCTGGACTATTATATTCTCACATGTTCACTGAGCTCCATTCACATTACCTGCCCTCATGAATCATTTCTGCAGTAGGTTCTTCATTCAACTAAGAAGAAGACATTAAATTAATTCAATCCCACTAATGGGATTCCAAGTTTTACtggaaagaaatgaaagaaaggcTCAAAGGATCTTCTGATCATTATACCCACTCTATCCTTATGCTACAACACATCGTGAAAAGTATATCAAAAGCAATTTAAATCAGGATTACATATTAATAACTCAAAGGGGAAATGCATTATATAGAGTTCATTCCATTCGGTAGGAAGACCTCACGCGTGAACTGTCTTAAAGAATAAAATCTTTATTCTGCAGCACTCCAGAAATTTGTAGTATGTCAAAAATATTATTCAGAGAAGTGCAATGCTGGGTAAATTGTAGAGGAGATTCAGAAGACTAGACTAGTTCAGATGGACAGAAAAAAGTGAAAGTAATCCAAATAAGAATTCTTAATATTGAGATCTGGTTGATTTTTGTAAAGCTTTACATTATTTGCCATAATGTAAGTGGATTAAGGTCTGTAGATAGTGCCTTCATTAAAGCACTTTCTTTCACTAGAGTTTAATGAAAATTGTGCCGGATACTTCAATTTCTCTCTGATCTCTTGGACAGCTGAGTAGCCCACACCTGGGCCTCCAACCCTGCCTGTCTGCGGTTCCTGATGCAAATGTGCAATTAACAAGCTCTGCATCGGTCTGAACTCCCCGAAGAGCAAACCCCAGCAGTTGTCAAACTGCGGCCTGGGCAGCAGTTATGGTACATCATCCAGCGAGGGCTAGAATTGGACCCTTGAAacagcatttccttttttattgcagtaTTTCATACAATGAGGCAGAAGAGAAAATGTAAAAGAATTTCCACTTTAAACCCAGAACTAACAGACAATAATAAAAGCAGTATAGCTTGCAAATTtgcttttgttatttatttttgccAGTATTAAGGATTTTCTTTGATAGTTTAAGATAAAAAGCAGCTATAATGCTAGAAAGTGTGACCTATTGACGAAAGGCTCAATTGATAAGAGACAAACACATTCATGTCTTTATACTGTCATGAAATAATCCTTCTCTGCATGCCAGCGTGCTGCACCTTGACCCATAGTTAAAAGATTAGGCAAAACATCTGCAGTAATTTGTTACTCTATGATCAACATAAACATCTGCCATGTAGTGAAATGTAATAACTAATTCTATCCAGTGATAGCAAAATACCTAGAAATAGTTATTTAATAAATGGAGCTTGCTTTACTCTAAAAGACAGCCATGCATTATACATTTACATACTGTCAAAACCACAGACAAAGGCATGCTTAATCTGACAAAGACGTGCACTAATTTATCAATCAATAGAATATGAAGGAAGAAGCCATTGGACCATTCAAAAGGAGTGAAGGGAAAGCTTTCAGAGAAGGCAGATATAGAGTTCTCTTCATGGTGAAGCTCATCATCAGAAGACTCCTCAGAAAGGAACACTGTGTAGTGCCGTGTGGGCCTTACGATGCTGaagaaaacaggaagaaaatttaattttactcACTGAAGAGCAAAGGCTGGAAAATCATTGCCTATATAACAAGACAACTCAGGCCTAGAGATTCTAACACGGCAGCTTTCAAACCATTCTGCACTTCAATGGTGTGTGACATGAAACACAGACACATGCTTTTCATACTGGAATATCAATGATTATAGAACGATAGAGCTGCGATTGTTTTCTTGTATTATTAAAATGAGAATGATTTCAGTTGATAAAGTGTATACATAAACGGTCTCCAATGTCATTGCATTCTATATTAGCAGGTGCTACTGAATAACAGCAAAAAGTGGTATAACCGAAGGGAAACCAAAGTGATTTAAAAAGATAATATGCTGGGCTGTGAATGGCCAATAgagtgtggagacacaagaggctctagatgctgaaatctggagcaaatctCTCCCCTAATGCTTCCCATTATCACCACCTTTCCAGCTCTGGTAGCCCTTTGCGTTCCCTTTTATCACCCTTCAGCAGCCGTCTCCaagcttcaccctcccctcctcactcccaTCTGCCTCGCAATATATTTTTCatccctccatctatcatccacctgccactgtcttctaACCTGCCatctttcacccttcctcagttcaccaatcaccttgggtCTCTGTctcacttcccctctcctctttataccggccgtcttccttctccactctcagtcctgatgcagggtttcgaccctgaacatcgacaattcctttcctcccacaggtgctgctcgacccactgagttccttcagcagattgtggtTTGAATGGGACTTCAGCGGTGGAGGATGCCCAGTATCgagctgcagtccttttgttatGGGCAAGGGAATAAATCACGAGTTTTGTCACATTTCTAAGGAAGCAGCTGACCAGAGGAACCAACGAAGCTTACATGGTGGGGAGTGGCTGTGTGCATCGAGGACAGGGAGTCTCCAGCTTCAAGGTCTCTGAATGTGACACTAGCTCACATGCGGGAGTCTGCAGCATTCCTTGGATGCACATTCCAGGAGTTGTTCACCCGCAGGTGGTAGGAGGGGGGAAGCTGGCAACTCTCCACTGGGTAGGAGTTCAAGATAGAAGGCAGCAtgccaacaccccccccccccccccactttagaCTGGTTTTAATATTGAACAGACCTGATAACGGCAAGTCCTGGGAGAGTGGAGCTGTAGGGCGTGTGCAGAGATTACAGGGGGAAAAGAGGAACAGTTCAGTTGGAAACCAAGACAATGAAACCAACAGTACGCAGGTCTGGAAATGAAGAGACTgtaggaacaggacctcaagggtagaacCACGaggattattctgcattctccacagcagaaaatgctggatgacTAAATGGGAAGAACCACCTTTATTCTTGAAAAATCGTATCCACAGGATACAATGCTCTCCAtaattaagggaggtgcaagttAAAGCCTGCCTCTCAGTGGTCTTGCCCACTCCCTAGTGGCTGATTCTGGGTGGTGACTGCACCACATCACCAACTTTGGTTGatgttcccttttttttaaatggacgtATTCCATGACAGCACAAGAGCTGATGCTCGATTAATTCTCCAAATCATGGTCACTTTATAATAAATATTTATGCTTCAACAAAACACTTCTTTAAAACTATTCTGACAGACATGATCAAGTACTCATTAACTTACAGAAATGTACACCACAGAGGAAGGCTTTTCAACCCACCGAATATGGGCACTGCAGGCAACTATGCCCAGGACATAGAATTTACATGGCATTCACTGCTCTTtattaagaaatattttttcttaaatatatttgctgGCTCAGGATCGCTAGGAGGATGGCAAGGTCAGATTGCtgacacacagctccagtgacatgggttcaagcCTTGACCTacgctgctgcctgtgtggagtttgtacattctccctgtgactctgtgggtgctccagttccctcccacatcctgaggATGAGGTAGTTGATTACCCCAATTAATTGACTACTGTTAATTACTCCTACTGTAGTTGGTTGGTAGGagaactggggggagttgatgggcacatgagggaataggttacagggaataagTGGGCAATGGGATTGATCAGGTTGCTCTGcgagctggcattgactcgatgggctgattcACCTCCTATAccgtaagaaaatatgaaaactaATATGAAATAACCAGGAGACCCTGGAAACAATAGACACAATTACTTATCACATTGCAGGCACAGTTATCAAATCAGGAAGGAGCTGCAAAAGATCTGACTCACCCTACAAGGTACTAGCTGGTAAATATCTTGTCTGATTATTTGCTACATTGCTGAAGTAAAGTGCCCCATACTGGATCAGGAAAGTTGACAAGAAAGGtaaaattaaatggaaatttgTCAAGTGTGGGATAAAACAAATATAT encodes the following:
- the LOC127582046 gene encoding DENN domain-containing protein 1A-like isoform X5 gives rise to the protein MGSRIRKYPATTFEVYAEVTQPESGGSDPEVRRQFPEDFSDQEVLQTLTKFCFPFYVDSLTVSQVGQNFTFVLTDIDSKQRFGFCRLSSGAKTCSCFLSYLPWFEVFYKLLNILAEYTAKGQDCQWKNLLHLLYCIVPPQPGEPVQLGVHLYFTTPSDQELPSIPENRNLTEYFVAVDVSNMLHLYASMLYERRVLITCSKLSTLTACIHGSAAMLYPMHWQHVYIPVLPPHLLDYCCAPMPYLIGVHSSLMEKVRNMALEDVVILNVDNNTLETPFDDLQSLPNDVLATLKNRLKKVSTTTGDGVARAFLKTQAALFGSYRNALKIEPEEPITFNEDVFVSHRSSAMRQFLQNAIQLQLFKQFIDGRLDLLNSGEGFSDIFEEEINNGEYAGGSNKSYHQWLFTVKKGSGAIINTMKTKANPAMKTVYKFAKDHAKMGIKEVKNRLKQKEMAENGYSVAGDNVHHKGMASPLSEKKEGRQRDDRRPITMHFGQARPPRPAVKKPRSNALPTETRISSISSPEQPQPYKTLKESDTADGEALSTEKRQGHGIFPSLSVPTRNMDVNLLDDLFSSIKVTSQHQPLSQAKSMEDLRTPKEEEIENPFGPQWKGMASSEKNKAMSTGLHHTLPHTKLRSAVHDDVPLGVKPITSSSPGSIHFGSFFTAIDAETSSRDTSLPTSDPPAGSSGNITIPRPQGRKSTEKGIGLPPPVAVSRGVKQQAFPGLDQVSTVLQDSSKQDAPRSSASSVTEMLQESAGVEKKSDLRPLNLTPQPPLSSCATDILKPIKISKGVDNRNDLLSLLDPLSSTSDLDRDQSPGPSASLASASSLPSVPAPLAFATPGTDLGISTPPASLQFSQTLGYSTPSPAPMAQFPQPPSYPFSQTMPAALHFPQVQPAATHFASPAASAYVSSFLPSGAGFFQPQMPHRNYSAPSLHHLYTQPKALPQSGTFSKQSTISATSLVGGSYTKTAGNVADSNSSVASAGKNLTEPPLVPPKPSKGLERISQPSDPGGAEDPFAVLLNATKKEAATSQSRVDQLRKKWETFE
- the LOC127582046 gene encoding DENN domain-containing protein 1A-like isoform X2, which produces MGSRIRKYPATTFEVYAEVTQPESGGSDPEVRRQFPEDFSDQEVLQTLTKFCFPFYVDSLTVSQVGQNFTFVLTDIDSKQRFGFCRLSSGAKTCSCFLSYLPWFEVFYKLLNILAEYTAKGQDCQWKNLLHLLYCIVPPQPGEPVQLGVHLYFTTPSDQELPSIPENRNLTEYFVAVDVSNMLHLYASMLYERRVLITCSKLSTLTACIHGSAAMLYPMHWQHVYIPVLPPHLLDYCCAPMPYLIGVHSSLMEKVRNMALEDVVILNVDNNTLETPFDDLQSLPNDVLATLKNRLKKVSTTTGDGVARAFLKTQAALFGSYRNALKIEPEEPITFNEDVFVSHRSSAMRQFLQNAIQLQLFKQFIDGRLDLLNSGEGFSDIFEEEINNGEYAGGSNKSYHQWLFTVKKGSGAIINTMKTKANPAMKTVYKFAKDHAKMGIKEVKNRLKQKEMAENGYSVAGDNVHHKGMASPLSEKKEGRQRDDRRPITMHFGQARPPRPAVKKPRSNALPTETRISSISSPEHIVRPTRHYTVFLSEESSDDELHHEENSISAFSESFPFTPFEWPQPYKTLKESDTADGEALSTEKRQGHGIFPSLSVPTRNMDVNLLDDLFSSIKVTSQHQPLSQAKSMEDLRTPKEEEIENPFGPQWKGMASSEKNKAMSTGLHHTLPHTKLRSAVHDDVPLGVKPITSSSPGSIHFGSFFTAIDAETSSRDTSLPTSDPPAGSSGNITIPRPQGRKSTEKGIGLPPPVAVSRGVKQQAFPGLDQVSTVLQDSSKQDAPRSSASSVTEMLQESAGVEKKSDLRPLNLTPQPPLSSCATDILKPIKISKGVDNRNDLLSLLDPLSSTSDLDRDQSPGPSASLASASSLPSVPAPLAFATPGTDLGISTPPASLQFSQTLGYSTPSPAPMAQFPQPPSYPFSQTMPAALHFPQVQPAATHFASPAASAYVSSFLPSGAGFFQPQMPHRNYSAPSLHHLYTQPKALPQSGTFSKQSTISATSLVGGSYTKTAGNVADSNSSVASAGKNLTEPPLVPPKPSKGLERISQPSDPGGAEDPFAVLLNATKKEAATSQSRVDQLRKKWETFE
- the LOC127582046 gene encoding DENN domain-containing protein 1A-like isoform X3, which gives rise to MQKLHSPSLVVQEVLQTLTKFCFPFYVDSLTVSQVGQNFTFVLTDIDSKQRFGFCRLSSGAKTCSCFLSYLPWFEVFYKLLNILAEYTAKGQDCQWKNLLHLLYCIVPPQPGEPVQLGVHLYFTTPSDQELPSIPENRNLTEYFVAVDVSNMLHLYASMLYERRVLITCSKLSTLTACIHGSAAMLYPMHWQHVYIPVLPPHLLDYCCAPMPYLIGVHSSLMEKVRNMALEDVVILNVDNNTLETPFDDLQSLPNDVLATLKNRLKKVSTTTGDGVARAFLKTQAALFGSYRNALKIEPEEPITFNEDVFVSHRSSAMRQFLQNAIQLQLFKQFIDGRLDLLNSGEGFSDIFEEEINNGEYAGGSNKSYHQWLFTVKKGSGAIINTMKTKANPAMKTVYKFAKDHAKMGIKEVKNRLKQKEMAENGYSVAGDNVHHKGMASPLSEKKEGRQRDDRRPITMHFGQPERIPPPRPPPPKINSATSPARPPRPAVKKPRSNALPTETRISSISSPEHIVRPTRHYTVFLSEESSDDELHHEENSISAFSESFPFTPFEWPQPYKTLKESDTADGEALSTEKRQGHGIFPSLSVPTRNMDVNLLDDLFSSIKVTSQHQPLSQAKSMEDLRTPKEEEIENPFGPQWKGMASSEKNKAMSTGLHHTLPHTKLRSAVHDDVPLGVKPITSSSPGSIHFGSFFTAIDAETSSRDTSLPTSDPPAGSSGNITIPRPQGRKSTEKGIGLPPPVAVSRGVKQQAFPGLDQVSTVLQDSSKQDAPRSSASSVTEMLQESAGVEKKSDLRPLNLTPQPPLSSCATDILKPIKISKGVDNRNDLLSLLDPLSSTSDLDRDQSPGPSASLASASSLPSVPAPLAFATPGTDLGISTPPASLQFSQTLGYSTPSPAPMAQFPQPPSYPFSQTMPAALHFPQVQPAATHFASPAASAYVSSFLPSGAGFFQPQMPHRNYSAPSLHHLYTQPKALPQSGTFSKQSTISATSLVGGSYTKTAGNVADSNSSVASAGKNLTEPPLVPPKPSKGLERISQPSDPGGAEDPFAVLLNATKKEAATSQSRVDQLRKKWETFE